From the genome of Planctomycetota bacterium:
CGACTTCTACCTCGAACACACGCCGACCGACGGCGTGCCATACTGGGACACGGGTGCCCCAAGCCTCGACAAGATCGGCGATTGGCGCGGCAAGCCGAGCGATCCGTTCAACGATCACGAGCCGATCGACAGTAGTGCCGCCGCGATCGCGTGCCAGGGGCTCATTCGCTACGGCCGACTCACGGGCGAGGCCAAGTACACTGCCGCCGGGCTGACCACCCTCAAGACGCTGCTGGACGAACCGTATCTCTCGACCGACGCCGACCACGAGGGACTGTTGCTCCACAGCATTTATCACCAGCCGTTCGGCTGGGACCATGTGCCCGAAGGTTCCAAGATCGCCCGCGGCGAGGCGTGTATGTGGGGCGACTACCACCTGCGTGAAGCGGCGTTGCTCGTTCAGCGGTTCGCGGCGGGTAGGGATTACCGGTTCTTCGACTGTCTCGGAGGCGATAAGTGATGAGTGATGATCGACGCGTGGTGATCGTGACCGGTGGGTCACGCGGCATTGGCCTGGGTATCGCTAAAAGCCTTGCCCAGGAGGGTTGTTCGGTCGTCATCAATGGCCGCAAGCCGACGGCCGACGAAGCGCTCGCGGAACTCGGGGAGCGTGCGTATTACGTCTCGGCGGACATCGGCAGCGCTGAAGATCGGCAAAAGCTTGTCGATGAGACGGTTGCGAAGTTCGGCCGCATCGACGCTCTGATCAATAACGCCGGCGTCGCCCCCGATGTCCGCGCGGACATCCTCGACGCCGACGAAGCCAGCTTCGAGCGGCTCGTCCGGATCAACACGCAGGGCCCGTACTTCCTCACGCAGGCCGTCGCCAACCAAATGCGCAAGCAGCACGAGGCCGACGCGCGGTGGCGGGGAAGCGTCGTGTTCGTCACATCGGTGAGCGCGACCGTCGCGAGCGTGAACCGCGGCGACTACTGCATCAGCAAGGCCGCGCTCGCGATGGCGACGCAGCTCTGGGCGGTGCGCCTGGCCGAGTTCGGCGTCGGCGTGTACGAGGTCCGCCCAGGCGTGATCAAGACCGACATGACCGCCGGCGTCACCGACAAATACGACGCGTTGATCGCCGACGGCCTGACCGTCGAGCCGCGTTGGGGCCAGCCCGAAGACATCGGCCGAGCCGTGCTGCCGTTGGCACTCGGGCAGTTCACTTACGCGACCGGCAGCGTCGTGACAGTCGATGGCGGGCTGACGATCCCGCGGTTGTGACGCAACACGTTTCTGCGACGATAATCGCATGAAATGTGTCATGCTGATGTTCGATTCGCTCAATCGGCACATGCTCGCGCCGTACGGTTGCGACTGGACCCACACGCCCAGCTTCCAGCGGCTTGCCAATCGCGCGGTGACGTTTGAACGAAGCTACGTGTGCAGCATGCCTTGCATGCCGGCGCGACGCGACCTGCACACCGGCCGGCCCGGATTTCTTCATCGCGGATGGGGCCCGCTCGAGCCGTTCGATCGCAGCGTGTTTGACACGCTTCGTGATCAACAGGGCGTGTATTCACATCTTGC
Proteins encoded in this window:
- a CDS encoding 3-ketoacyl-ACP reductase; this encodes MSDDRRVVIVTGGSRGIGLGIAKSLAQEGCSVVINGRKPTADEALAELGERAYYVSADIGSAEDRQKLVDETVAKFGRIDALINNAGVAPDVRADILDADEASFERLVRINTQGPYFLTQAVANQMRKQHEADARWRGSVVFVTSVSATVASVNRGDYCISKAALAMATQLWAVRLAEFGVGVYEVRPGVIKTDMTAGVTDKYDALIADGLTVEPRWGQPEDIGRAVLPLALGQFTYATGSVVTVDGGLTIPRL